CCGCTCGAAGATTCGGCCTCGGGGGGCGGTCGGTGCGGCGGCTGTCCATCGGCGACCACCCACATGACGATGTCGGCATTTGTAGTATCTTTTAACCTGTTGTTAACACAGGAAAGTGGCGCGAACGGGCGATGCATGTAGGGGCATGCGTCAGAAATTGCATGATCCCGCAGGGAGGATGACGTGAAAAAGTGGCTGATCTCGACGGTGTCGGCAGGGGCTTTGTTCGCCGCGACGAATGTGGCTGCACAAACCGAGGCGCCGAAGCCCACGACTGCGGCTGACACCGTCGCCAACCCCGCGACGATCGCCGATGCGACACAGGACGACGCGCAGACCGACGACATCGTGGTCACGGGCCTGCGCCGCAGCCTGCAATCGGCGCAGAACATCAAGCGCAATGCCGAAGGTATCGTCGATTCGATCGTAGCCGAAGATATTGGCAAGCTGCCCGACGTCACTGCCTCCGCCGCGCTGGCGCGCGTGACCGGCGTGCAGGTGACCCGTGCCGCGGGCGAGGCGGCCGGCGTGCAGATCCGCGGCCTGCCGGACATTTCCACGACCTACAACGGGCGGGAAATTTTCACGGCCGAGAACCGCTTCGTCGCGATCCAGGATTTCCCGGCCGGCGCGGTTCAGGCGCTTGAGGTCTACAAGTCATCGACGGCGAACCTGATCGAGGGCGGGATCGGCGGGCAAGTGAACGTCCGATCGCGGCGCCCGTTCGACTTCGACGGCTTTCAGCTTTCCGGCTCGCTGAACGGCGTGCATTGGGAACAGAGCCAGCGGCTGGATTATAACGGCAACCTGCTGGTTACCGATCGCTGGGACACAGGCATTGGCGAGATCGGCGTGCTGGTCAATGCTGCGATCTCGAACATCGACTTCCTCGACGCCACGCGCGAGGTCGACCGCTTCGTCACCCCGGAGCCAGGGGCGCCCGCCGACGCAGCCGGGTTCACGCGACCGAACGGGCAGGGCATCTTCTACGGCAGCGGCAATCGTTGGCGTCCCTCGGTCAACGCGGCGGTACAATGGCGCCCCGCCAGCAACCTCGAATTCTATATCGACGGCCTGTTCCAGGGCTACCGTGCCGAGGATCGTAACCACTGGCTGTTCGTACCGACGTTCGGCGACGGTGCGCAATACAGCAATGTGGTGCTGCGGAACGGCAGCAACTCGGTGCAGAGCATGACAGTCACCGGGGCATCGACGCCCGATGGCTATGATGCGTTCACCAGGGCGCGCACCGATACGTATCAGCTGGCGGGCGGCGCGATCTGGACTGCGGGGCGGCTCAAGCTGACCGGCGACGTCGCGTACACCGACAGCACGTATACGCAGCAAAGCGCGAACATCGACTACGCCTTCACCAGATCACCGACCCGCAACGTCGATTTCGACATCGCACGCGGGAAGGGTGGCGGCGTGTTCGACTTCGTGGACTTTGACGCGTCCGATCCCAACAATTATGCGCTGCGCGGACTGTTCGACGCCAATTTCCGCGCCACGGGCAAGGATTGGCAGGCGCGGTTGGACGCCGAATACGACATGGGTCTGGACTTCCTGCCGACGCTGCAGGCCGGCGTCCGTTTCAACACGCGCGACGCCGCACGGTATAATGGCCAGCGGTATGCCGGACTGATCCAGACCGGGCTGACCTACCCCGACCTACCCGTACAGATCGGGCCGATCACGCGTGGTTTCCGGTTCGACAACGACCAGCCGGTAACCGTCTTCCCCGGCGCGACCTTCGACAGCGTGTTCGACAATCGCGATCCGCTCCGCGCCATTGCGGGCTTTGGGTCGGGCAACCCGGCATTCAACGATCAGGAGACGTTCACCGCGTCCGAACGCTCGTGGGCGGGCTATGCGCAGGCCAAATACGCCTTCGACGTTGGCCTCCCGATCGAGGGCAATCTGGGCGTGCGCGTCATCAACACGCGTACCCAGGTGCAAGGCAATTCATACGACGCGACCACCGATACGTTCACGCCCGTCGCACAGACGAACAGGTATACCGACTATCTGCCGAACGCGAACCTGAGGGCGACGCTCGCGAGGGACCTGCAGCTGCGGATCGCCTTCACGCAGACGCGGACGCGGCCGAATTTCATCGACCTG
The genomic region above belongs to Sphingomonas phyllosphaerae 5.2 and contains:
- a CDS encoding TonB-dependent receptor, producing the protein MKKWLISTVSAGALFAATNVAAQTEAPKPTTAADTVANPATIADATQDDAQTDDIVVTGLRRSLQSAQNIKRNAEGIVDSIVAEDIGKLPDVTASAALARVTGVQVTRAAGEAAGVQIRGLPDISTTYNGREIFTAENRFVAIQDFPAGAVQALEVYKSSTANLIEGGIGGQVNVRSRRPFDFDGFQLSGSLNGVHWEQSQRLDYNGNLLVTDRWDTGIGEIGVLVNAAISNIDFLDATREVDRFVTPEPGAPADAAGFTRPNGQGIFYGSGNRWRPSVNAAVQWRPASNLEFYIDGLFQGYRAEDRNHWLFVPTFGDGAQYSNVVLRNGSNSVQSMTVTGASTPDGYDAFTRARTDTYQLAGGAIWTAGRLKLTGDVAYTDSTYTQQSANIDYAFTRSPTRNVDFDIARGKGGGVFDFVDFDASDPNNYALRGLFDANFRATGKDWQARLDAEYDMGLDFLPTLQAGVRFNTRDAARYNGQRYAGLIQTGLTYPDLPVQIGPITRGFRFDNDQPVTVFPGATFDSVFDNRDPLRAIAGFGSGNPAFNDQETFTASERSWAGYAQAKYAFDVGLPIEGNLGVRVINTRTQVQGNSYDATTDTFTPVAQTNRYTDYLPNANLRATLARDLQLRIAFTQTRTRPNFIDLNPSSNVGTVPTACSTEGIDTVNCFVPVTSGNPNLNPLRSNNYDLSLEYYYAPAGSLTAGVFRRDVSNFIFRSTTNITIAGAPDRRVNSPSNGGNGRVQGAEVAFTGFLDIASLPEWARGFGVQANYTYLDASTELAPEFRDRLAGQQPFPGVSKHSFNLVGLYERPVFSARLAYNWRSRFATEYQDLQAGFLAPLYQKSLGVMDFSTTVTPVPNVTIAFDLLNVLGTPVRNERAYNAAGDSYPFQVRYIERTYSLGVRFRF